The nucleotide window atgataatgccttgaaaagtaagattgagaaagagaacaaagctgattttgcttcatttaactcATGTTTTCCATTGATCACTGACTgttattttgagaagcaactacaagaagcatacacaaatgaaatttttaaattgtttcaagatgagttgcgaggaatgatatattgcaatcttacTACCACTGGTGCGCATGGTGCAGTATGCTCATTTCAGGTGTCAGATGTTGTCAAAGGGAAAGAAGGTGCATTTAGAAAGCAAGTGGTATACAATGTGTACACCAACGAGGAAgaatttgacattaaatgcTCTTGTCAGTTGTTTGAGTTCAGGGGCATTATTTGTAGGCACATTTGCAAGGTGCTTATTGAGAAGAATGTGAACGACATTCCTTCTAGGTATATTTTACCACGATGGACGAAGGACATCAaacgcatgcatacatatatacagaATTGTTATGATGACCCACAAACCAATGAGGAGAAACTGCGGTACAATAAATTGTGTTCTCATTTTACTAAAGCCGCAGAACTTGGAGCAGAGTCAAATGACAAATACATGTTCTTGATGAACTATGTGGATGAGGCAATTGGGAAGTTGATGGACAACACATGTTCAAATGAAAAGTTTAAACCTATGTTGTCGGAGGAGACTAATGTGCCACACCAAAAATTTCTATCACCTCTAAAGGTGCGGAGTAAGGGTCGTCCAccatcaaaaaggaagaaatcaaaagttgaagaaataataattagaaacaagaaaaaggtattttttATGTTGTATCATAATCACTAGTTCTTTAGTTTTGtccgatgattttttttttttcgcacTTGTATAACATCCATGTTATTATTGCCAGAAACCACAAACAAGGGGAGATGCATTAgctcaaaaatttttacaagATGATCATTGCACACAAGAGAGTGTGGTAACTGTCTTGTAATtgtcattaatttttatgttgttcGATTGTTTATACgtatttgaatcatttaattttaaataatgatttgtttgattGCAATCTCTTttcttaggtgaattcaaattctatatcgatCAATCTGGACATGCATCACAGTTCTTCTTTAGGTTTTGCAAGCCAAT belongs to Dioscorea cayenensis subsp. rotundata cultivar TDr96_F1 chromosome 17, TDr96_F1_v2_PseudoChromosome.rev07_lg8_w22 25.fasta, whole genome shotgun sequence and includes:
- the LOC120281312 gene encoding protein FAR1-RELATED SEQUENCE 6-like, whose protein sequence is MRLAQKKILKRITYEAVDTQEFEDTYLKMMEDYNIKSNEWLNSLFKIRDRWAPVYVRVCSFQVSDVVKGKEGAFRKQVVYNVYTNEEEFDIKCSCQLFEFRGIICRHICKVLIEKNVNDIPSRYILPRWTKDIKRMHTYIQNCYDDPQTNEEKLRYNKLCSHFTKAAELGAESNDKYMFLMNYVDEAIGKLMDNTCSNEKFKPMLSEETNVPHQKFLSPLKVNSNSISINLDMHHSSSLGFASQCNDL